One genomic window of Streptomyces sp. NBC_01276 includes the following:
- a CDS encoding ABC transporter ATP-binding protein: MGTQDVGAEERTLPVASQREVRAYARRTALRHRRELARALALHALAAVSGLVAPQLLGRLVEDAAGGTAEIGRVALVICAAVTAQAVLTRFALLASQRLGESVLARLREEFVERVLALPTRTVERAGSGDLVTRTTRDIDVLALTVQRAVPDTLVAGTTILLTLGAVCLTDPLLALPCLVAVPVLWLSTRWYLRRARAGYLRANASYARLSDGLAETATGARTVDALRLAERRHARTDGDAAASEAAERRTLFLRCVYLPVADTGYVLPVVATLLVGGLLYADGRVSLAAVTATTLYMQQITGPVDTLLFWMDELQVGGASLARVLGVGPAAAGDAGPAAGPATGTRTGTGVDTGPDTDTGTGTGTAIGTGAARPAGSGAGGGPGVLALRGVHYAYRDGRDILRGVDLRLAPGERLAVVGPSGAGKSTLGRLIAGVHPPDRGSVTLDGAPVLPDRTGTTARRDVVLVTQEYHVFGGTLADNLLIARPQARPAELERALRAVGAGEWASAMGLGCRVGTGATALSPAQAQELALARLVLCDPRVVVLDEATALLDGRSARALERSLAGLLTGTVVSIAHRLHTAQDADRVVVMEEGRISEAGPHAELVARRGPYAALWTSWHGGSGAAPAG, translated from the coding sequence GTGGGGACGCAGGACGTGGGGGCGGAGGAACGGACGCTGCCGGTCGCCTCGCAGCGCGAGGTGCGCGCGTACGCCCGCCGGACGGCGCTGCGTCATCGGCGCGAGCTCGCACGGGCCCTGGCGCTGCACGCGCTGGCGGCCGTTTCCGGCCTGGTGGCCCCGCAGTTGCTGGGCCGGCTCGTGGAGGACGCCGCCGGCGGTACGGCGGAGATCGGCCGGGTGGCCCTCGTGATCTGCGCGGCGGTGACCGCGCAGGCCGTCCTCACCCGCTTCGCGCTGCTGGCCTCGCAGCGACTGGGCGAGAGCGTGCTGGCGCGGCTGCGGGAGGAGTTCGTGGAGCGGGTGCTGGCCCTGCCGACGCGGACCGTGGAGCGGGCCGGATCGGGCGACCTGGTCACCCGCACCACCCGGGACATCGACGTACTGGCGCTGACGGTGCAGCGGGCGGTGCCCGACACCCTGGTGGCGGGGACGACGATCCTGCTGACGCTCGGCGCGGTCTGCCTCACCGATCCGCTCCTGGCCCTGCCCTGTCTGGTCGCCGTACCGGTGCTGTGGCTGTCCACCCGCTGGTACCTGCGGCGGGCGCGGGCGGGCTACCTGCGGGCCAACGCCTCGTACGCGCGACTGTCCGACGGGCTCGCGGAGACCGCCACCGGGGCGCGCACGGTGGACGCCCTGCGGCTGGCGGAGCGCCGGCACGCGCGGACCGACGGGGACGCGGCCGCCTCGGAGGCGGCCGAGCGGCGCACGCTGTTCCTGCGGTGCGTGTACCTGCCGGTCGCGGACACCGGGTACGTCCTGCCGGTGGTGGCGACCCTGCTCGTCGGCGGGCTGCTCTACGCGGACGGGCGGGTCTCCCTCGCCGCCGTGACGGCGACCACCCTCTACATGCAGCAGATCACCGGGCCGGTGGACACGCTGCTGTTCTGGATGGACGAACTCCAGGTGGGCGGCGCCTCGTTGGCGCGGGTGCTCGGAGTGGGTCCCGCGGCCGCCGGGGACGCCGGGCCCGCGGCCGGGCCGGCGACGGGAACCCGCACGGGGACGGGTGTGGATACGGGTCCCGATACGGATACGGGTACGGGTACGGGTACGGCCATCGGGACGGGAGCGGCGCGGCCCGCGGGGTCCGGGGCGGGTGGCGGTCCCGGGGTGCTCGCACTGCGCGGCGTGCACTACGCCTACCGGGACGGCCGGGACATCCTGCGCGGGGTCGACCTGCGGCTGGCGCCCGGGGAGCGGCTGGCCGTCGTCGGGCCGTCCGGGGCGGGCAAGTCGACCCTGGGGCGGCTGATCGCGGGGGTGCACCCGCCGGACCGAGGCAGCGTCACGCTCGACGGGGCCCCCGTACTGCCCGACCGTACGGGGACCACCGCTCGGCGGGACGTGGTGCTGGTGACGCAGGAGTACCACGTGTTCGGCGGCACCCTGGCGGACAACCTGCTGATCGCCCGCCCGCAGGCGCGGCCGGCGGAACTGGAGCGGGCGCTGCGGGCGGTGGGGGCCGGGGAGTGGGCCTCGGCGATGGGGCTCGGGTGCCGGGTGGGCACCGGGGCGACGGCCCTGTCTCCGGCCCAGGCCCAGGAGCTGGCGCTGGCCCGGCTGGTGCTGTGCGACCCGCGGGTGGTGGTGCTGGACGAGGCGACCGCGTTGCTGGACGGCCGGAGCGCGCGGGCGCTGGAGCGGTCCCTGGCGGGCCTGCTGACCGGAACGGTGGTCTCCATCGCGCACCGGCTGCACACCGCGCAGGACGCGGACCGGGTGGTGGTGATGGAGGAGGGCCGGATCTCCGAGGCCGGCCCGCACGCGGAACTGGTCGCGCGCCGGGGCCCGTACGCTGCGCTGTGGACGTCCTGGCACGGCGGGTCCGGGGCCGCGCCCGCGGGCTGA
- a CDS encoding pheganomycin precursor, with the protein MEREIVWTEIEESDLAAVVSASNVKDGPTVSSSNVKDR; encoded by the coding sequence ATGGAGCGCGAGATCGTGTGGACCGAGATCGAGGAATCGGACCTCGCCGCCGTCGTCTCGGCGAGCAACGTCAAGGACGGGCCGACCGTATCGTCGAGCAACGTCAAGGACCGCTGA
- a CDS encoding peptide ligase PGM1-related protein yields the protein MRLLVGNDWSEELAEPTGSTGWAVQRLVWFARDGDVLVLPVAPQEEFVAYVTSLTGTRRSSLTVVVPPPGRLGAGALTADRLADPRFLAALRQAFAGRPVHEVFALWPDAVVADLADALGCPEALEGHDFLTQSGGLIGSSKAAFRALAAGAGVALPDGAVCADRRRAHRHVTRLLDQGSPVILKQDYGSGSDGNEILSRTPGLALRGARTLRVLADSEALDAYLDERWDWLTEGGRHRVVVEHYHPGSRAYFAEFWISDGGVRLGGHGEMRYRPLPDAQVMPAPDLDEGQLDGLVEGGRRLCLALHALGYRGVLSADAVVTPAGEVLFTEHNGRATGSTHIYEIVGKRVVGPGFGTDRILLERVWPEGWQTPSFAGALTRLRDSGHLYDPATRRGAVILAAYNTHRKGVMLCYVAEDLEAALHREESVARLFAPALSA from the coding sequence GTGCGACTTCTCGTCGGAAACGACTGGAGCGAGGAACTGGCGGAGCCGACGGGAAGCACGGGCTGGGCGGTCCAGCGGCTGGTGTGGTTCGCCCGGGACGGAGACGTCCTGGTGCTGCCGGTGGCACCGCAGGAGGAGTTCGTCGCCTACGTCACCTCCCTCACCGGCACCCGCCGCTCCTCCCTCACCGTCGTCGTACCGCCCCCCGGCCGGCTCGGGGCCGGAGCGCTCACCGCCGACCGGCTCGCCGACCCGCGCTTCCTGGCCGCCCTCCGGCAGGCCTTCGCAGGCCGTCCGGTGCACGAGGTGTTCGCCCTGTGGCCCGACGCGGTCGTCGCCGACCTCGCCGACGCCCTCGGCTGCCCCGAGGCCCTCGAAGGGCACGACTTCCTCACCCAGAGCGGCGGCCTGATCGGCAGCAGCAAGGCCGCCTTCCGCGCCCTGGCGGCCGGAGCCGGGGTCGCGCTGCCCGACGGCGCGGTCTGCGCCGACCGCCGGCGCGCGCACCGGCACGTCACCCGCCTGCTCGACCAGGGCAGCCCCGTCATCCTCAAACAGGACTACGGCTCCGGCAGCGACGGCAACGAGATCCTCAGCCGCACCCCGGGACTCGCCCTGCGCGGCGCCCGCACCCTGCGCGTCCTCGCCGACTCCGAGGCGCTCGACGCCTATCTGGACGAACGCTGGGACTGGCTCACCGAAGGCGGCCGCCACCGCGTCGTCGTCGAGCACTACCACCCCGGCAGCCGCGCCTACTTCGCGGAGTTCTGGATCTCGGACGGGGGCGTACGGCTCGGCGGCCACGGCGAGATGCGCTACCGTCCCCTGCCCGACGCCCAGGTCATGCCCGCGCCCGACCTCGACGAGGGACAGCTCGACGGCCTCGTCGAGGGCGGCCGGCGGCTCTGCCTGGCGCTGCACGCCCTGGGCTACCGCGGGGTCCTGAGCGCGGACGCCGTCGTCACCCCGGCGGGCGAGGTCCTCTTCACCGAGCACAACGGCCGCGCCACCGGCTCCACCCACATCTACGAGATCGTCGGCAAACGCGTCGTCGGCCCCGGCTTCGGCACCGACCGCATCCTGCTGGAGCGGGTCTGGCCCGAGGGCTGGCAGACGCCCTCCTTCGCCGGCGCGCTGACCCGGCTGCGCGACTCCGGCCACCTGTACGACCCCGCGACCCGCCGCGGCGCGGTGATCCTGGCGGCCTACAACACCCACCGCAAGGGCGTCATGCTCTGCTACGTCGCCGAGGACCTGGAAGCCGCCCTGCACCGCGAGGAATCGGTCGCCCGCCTCTTCGCCCCGGCCCTGTCGGCCTGA
- a CDS encoding cytochrome P450, with the protein MREESPLSRLRYPDGHLGWLVTGYATARAVLADPRFSARSELKRVPVARPGTDPFYGAPALPGWLVDMDAPEHTRLRRRLAGAFTAHRTRSLEPRITAIVDRHLTAMARRGAPADLVADFALPVPSLVICELLGVPYGDRADFQRHSATLFSLDASAEQAASAMRELDAYLTALVLRGRRGAAAGGLLADLAADAALTVAETAGLGALLLSAGHETTAGSLSLGAFALLCHPAQLARLTSGAVAPDTVVEELLRYLTIFHFGVPRTPSQDVTLAGRTLRAGESVTVCLPAANRDPGRFPDPDRLDVGRRATGHLAFGHGVHQCIGQNLARAEMRIAFPALFARFPRLRLAVPPAEVPLGADMGFYGVHRLPVTW; encoded by the coding sequence CTGCGCGAGGAGTCCCCCCTGTCCCGCCTGCGCTACCCCGACGGGCACCTGGGCTGGCTCGTCACCGGGTACGCGACGGCCCGCGCCGTTCTGGCCGACCCCCGCTTCAGCGCCCGCTCCGAGCTCAAACGGGTCCCCGTCGCCCGCCCGGGCACGGACCCCTTCTACGGGGCGCCCGCGCTGCCGGGCTGGCTGGTCGACATGGACGCCCCGGAGCACACCCGGCTGCGCCGGCGCCTGGCCGGGGCCTTCACGGCCCACCGCACGCGCTCCCTCGAACCCCGCATCACGGCCATCGTGGACCGGCACCTGACGGCGATGGCCCGGCGCGGCGCCCCCGCCGACCTGGTGGCCGACTTCGCGCTGCCCGTCCCCTCACTGGTGATCTGCGAGCTGCTCGGGGTCCCGTACGGGGACCGCGCCGACTTCCAGCGCCACAGCGCGACCCTCTTCAGCCTGGACGCGAGCGCGGAGCAGGCCGCCTCCGCCATGCGGGAGCTCGACGCCTACCTCACGGCCCTGGTCCTGCGCGGACGCCGCGGCGCTGCGGCCGGGGGCCTGCTCGCCGACCTCGCGGCGGATGCCGCCCTCACGGTCGCGGAGACCGCGGGCCTCGGCGCCCTGCTCCTGTCGGCGGGCCACGAGACCACCGCGGGGTCCCTGAGCCTGGGCGCGTTCGCCCTGCTGTGCCACCCCGCCCAGCTGGCCCGGCTGACCTCCGGCGCCGTCGCGCCCGACACCGTCGTGGAGGAGCTGCTGCGCTACCTGACGATCTTCCACTTCGGGGTGCCGAGGACCCCGTCGCAGGACGTCACGCTGGCGGGGCGGACCCTGCGCGCGGGGGAGTCCGTCACGGTCTGTCTGCCCGCCGCCAACCGGGACCCCGGACGCTTCCCGGACCCGGACCGCCTCGACGTCGGGCGGCGCGCCACCGGGCACCTGGCCTTCGGGCACGGCGTGCACCAGTGCATCGGGCAGAACCTGGCCCGTGCCGAGATGCGGATCGCCTTCCCGGCCCTCTTCGCGCGCTTCCCCCGGCTCCGCCTCGCGGTGCCCCCCGCCGAGGTGCCCCTCGGTGCGGACATGGGCTTCTACGGTGTCCACCGGCTGCCCGTCACCTGGTGA
- a CDS encoding ABC transporter transmembrane domain-containing protein — MHRTTTPAPSPATAPAPGVPDTRSAARYLLWLASRHRRTVLLATGFGVACTMSQALIPAAVGRALDLGLIPRDRRALVLWASVVLLLGVVQALTGMVRDRGSTANRLGASYLTTRLLVRKSAELGTELPGRVSTGAVVGAGSLDVGRLGTALEGTARGAGAVVAIVFVAVFMLASSWRLGLVVLAGVPVIAAVVTWLMRRLHDRQARLRERQGALTDLSVDIVDGLRVLRGIGGEAVYGLRYREASQRVRAEAVSVAGVQSNIALGRLLLPGLLVTAVVWLGARQVRAGTIEPGVLVSFYGYAVLLADELRQVTVMVDQLTRAGVAAGRVTAFLRLAPELRPGPDVLPGGTGGAELRDPESGLVVPPGLLVGVVCADGGDALLLADRLGRHRESRVTYGGRALEEFGLDGVRRRILVVGNGDAMFSGPLAAELDPRGPADAAGSPDGAAPAEADAALARALRTASAEDVVDALPDRLGQETAGGREFSGGQRQRLRLVRALMTDPEVLVLVEPTNALDAHTEGRVAARLGPHRSGRSTVVFTTSPLLLDHTDHVVYVEDGKAVAEGPHPELLSDPRYRSAVIREALA, encoded by the coding sequence ATGCACCGCACCACCACTCCCGCTCCCTCCCCCGCGACCGCTCCCGCACCCGGTGTCCCCGACACCCGCTCCGCCGCCCGCTACCTGCTCTGGCTCGCCTCCCGGCACCGCCGGACCGTCCTGCTCGCCACCGGCTTCGGGGTGGCCTGCACGATGTCCCAGGCGCTGATCCCCGCGGCGGTCGGCCGGGCCCTCGACCTCGGGCTGATCCCGCGCGACCGGCGGGCGCTGGTCCTGTGGGCCTCGGTGGTGCTGCTGCTGGGGGTGGTCCAGGCCCTGACCGGGATGGTCCGCGACCGGGGTTCCACCGCCAACCGGCTGGGCGCCTCGTACCTGACCACCCGGCTGCTGGTCCGCAAGTCGGCCGAGCTGGGGACGGAACTGCCGGGCCGGGTCTCCACGGGCGCCGTCGTGGGCGCCGGCTCCCTCGACGTGGGCCGGCTGGGAACGGCCCTGGAAGGGACCGCCCGGGGGGCCGGCGCCGTGGTGGCCATCGTGTTCGTGGCGGTGTTCATGCTGGCCTCCTCCTGGCGCCTGGGGCTGGTGGTCCTCGCCGGGGTACCGGTGATCGCGGCCGTCGTGACCTGGCTGATGCGGCGGCTGCACGACCGGCAGGCGCGGCTCCGGGAGCGCCAGGGCGCGCTCACGGACCTGTCGGTGGACATCGTCGACGGGCTGCGCGTGCTGCGCGGGATCGGCGGGGAGGCGGTGTACGGGCTCCGCTACCGGGAGGCCTCCCAGCGGGTGCGGGCCGAGGCCGTCTCCGTGGCCGGGGTGCAGTCCAACATCGCGCTGGGGCGGCTGCTGCTGCCCGGACTGCTGGTGACCGCGGTGGTGTGGCTGGGAGCCCGCCAGGTGCGGGCCGGCACGATCGAGCCGGGGGTGCTGGTCTCCTTCTACGGGTACGCGGTCCTGCTCGCCGATGAGCTGCGGCAGGTGACGGTGATGGTGGACCAGCTGACCCGGGCGGGGGTCGCGGCCGGACGGGTGACCGCGTTCCTGCGGCTCGCCCCGGAGCTGCGGCCGGGACCCGACGTCCTGCCCGGGGGGACCGGCGGGGCCGAGCTGCGCGATCCGGAGTCCGGGCTGGTCGTCCCTCCCGGGCTGCTGGTGGGGGTGGTGTGCGCGGACGGGGGCGACGCCCTGCTGCTCGCCGACCGCCTGGGCCGGCACCGGGAGAGCAGGGTCACGTACGGCGGCCGGGCGCTGGAGGAGTTCGGGCTGGACGGCGTTCGCCGCCGGATCCTGGTGGTCGGCAACGGCGACGCGATGTTCTCCGGGCCGCTGGCCGCCGAGCTCGATCCGCGCGGTCCCGCCGACGCCGCCGGCTCCCCCGACGGCGCCGCGCCGGCGGAGGCGGACGCGGCCCTCGCGCGGGCGCTGCGCACCGCGTCCGCCGAGGACGTGGTCGACGCCCTGCCCGATCGGCTGGGCCAGGAGACCGCGGGCGGACGGGAGTTCTCCGGCGGGCAGCGCCAGCGGCTGCGGCTCGTCCGGGCGCTGATGACCGATCCGGAGGTGCTGGTGCTGGTGGAACCGACGAACGCCCTCGACGCGCACACCGAGGGGCGGGTCGCGGCCCGCCTCGGACCGCACCGGAGCGGACGCTCCACGGTGGTGTTCACGACCAGTCCGCTGCTGCTGGACCACACCGACCACGTGGTCTACGTGGAGGACGGGAAGGCCGTCGCCGAGGGGCCGCACCCGGAGCTGCTGTCGGACCCCCGTTACCGGTCGGCCGTCATCCGGGAGGCACTCGCGTGA
- a CDS encoding PLP-dependent aminotransferase family protein, translating to MSGPRAFDLDPADLHPSLDGPAPAAVGFLNEVMARHPRAVSFAPGAPHPRSYADIDLGRHLQRFLTHAVQDLGHPPDAARRLLYEYGPSRGLINHLVAEALHRDHGIRAAPEALVITVGAQEALLLVLRALFRSATDVLAVAEPCFVGVTGAAHLLGIGLEAVPETDLGPDLDALRTACRTARRAGRRVRACYVAPDFSNPGGNRMDLDARLRLLRLAAEEEFLVLEDNVYGFTAAPGRELPPLKALDTEARVVHIGTFAKVCFPGARVGYVVADQRVRTTDGAAAPLAAGLARLKTMVSVNTSPVCQALIGGMLLEHGGSLAGPVGRRAALYRRNLAHLLDALDRQAAGGLPPGITWNRPEAGFFVRVTLPVRADEALLRVSASRHGVLWTPMAPFYLGDGGDRALRLSCSYLEPERIEIGAARLGAFLRAEARP from the coding sequence GTGAGCGGGCCCCGCGCGTTCGACCTCGACCCCGCCGACCTGCACCCCTCCCTCGACGGCCCCGCCCCGGCCGCCGTCGGGTTCCTCAACGAGGTCATGGCCCGCCACCCCCGTGCCGTGTCCTTCGCCCCCGGCGCGCCCCACCCGCGCTCCTACGCCGACATCGACCTCGGCCGCCACCTGCAGCGCTTCCTCACCCACGCCGTCCAGGACCTCGGCCACCCGCCCGACGCGGCCCGCCGCCTGCTCTACGAGTACGGGCCCAGCCGCGGCCTGATCAACCACCTGGTCGCCGAAGCCCTCCACCGCGACCACGGCATCCGGGCCGCCCCCGAGGCCCTGGTGATCACCGTCGGCGCGCAGGAGGCACTGCTCCTGGTCCTGCGCGCCCTCTTCCGCTCCGCCACCGACGTCCTGGCCGTCGCCGAACCCTGCTTCGTCGGCGTCACCGGCGCCGCGCACCTCCTCGGCATCGGCCTGGAGGCGGTCCCGGAGACGGACCTCGGACCCGACCTGGACGCCCTGCGCACCGCCTGCCGCACCGCCCGCCGCGCCGGCCGCCGCGTCCGCGCCTGCTACGTGGCCCCCGACTTCTCCAACCCGGGCGGCAACCGGATGGACCTCGACGCCCGCCTGCGGCTGCTGCGCCTGGCGGCCGAGGAGGAGTTCCTGGTCCTGGAGGACAACGTCTACGGGTTCACCGCCGCCCCGGGCCGCGAACTGCCCCCGCTCAAGGCCCTGGACACCGAGGCCCGCGTGGTCCACATCGGCACCTTCGCCAAGGTCTGCTTCCCCGGGGCCCGCGTCGGCTACGTCGTCGCCGACCAGCGCGTGCGCACCACGGACGGCGCCGCCGCCCCGCTCGCGGCCGGGCTGGCCCGCCTCAAGACGATGGTCTCCGTCAACACCTCGCCCGTCTGCCAGGCCCTGATCGGCGGCATGCTGCTGGAACACGGCGGCTCGCTCGCCGGCCCCGTGGGCCGCCGCGCCGCCCTCTACCGCCGCAACCTCGCCCACCTGCTGGACGCCCTCGACCGGCAGGCCGCCGGGGGGCTGCCGCCGGGCATCACCTGGAACCGTCCCGAAGCGGGCTTCTTCGTCCGGGTCACCCTGCCCGTCCGCGCCGACGAGGCACTGCTGCGGGTGTCCGCCTCCCGGCACGGGGTGCTCTGGACCCCGATGGCGCCCTTCTACCTCGGCGACGGCGGCGACCGGGCGCTGCGCCTGTCGTGCAGCTACCTCGAACCCGAGCGGATCGAGATCGGGGCGGCCCGCCTCGGAGCCTTCCTGCGCGCCGAGGCCCGGCCGTGA
- a CDS encoding RiPP maturation radical SAM C-methyltransferase, with the protein MAGGRELPLIGRPVFPGDCVPPGPLRIALVNMPWARTDTPSIQCGLLQSVLTSFGHEARSLYPNLDLAAVLGPKFYEVITEAPSERVHLFGEWLFGTAAFGVTGDEEEYRSRFPEIAEVCSATGTDWEFVTELRRVRLPAWIDEIASRDLWDGFDMVGFTSTFMQNVAALALARRLKEARPGLVVVFGGANYDGDMGPEYLRNFPFIDYVVVGEGDVTLPRLAAAVARGEPGTGLPGVGGRDGRGRVGVPAPATRITGMDALPVPSYDDYFSAVESLGHGNVIGTNTQRLLVEFSRGCWWGEKHHCTFCGLNALGMQYRAKSPRRALADLEELMRRHRVVAVDAVDNILDMAYLGTLCADLRVAPWDTALFFEVKANLTREQVRLLAEAGVWKIQPGLESLSSHVLGLMRKGSSRLLNVRLLKWAHHYGVRVDWNLLTGFPGETDEDYTGQAELVPLLTHLEPPAGVGRIWLERFSPYFTDPSFGMTGVTPKQAYRFAYPVPGLDHERIAYFFDYEAREVSSPEAVAVLAKAVEGWQRSWESADRAVLAYRRGPGWLTLFDTRGGRRRKATLEGWRADAYEGCGEAPRSAARLHRELAAAAGGGGTGPSAQEVEEFLRFTVRHGICLEEGGKYLSLALPLRTGVGRGAQGTGRDAG; encoded by the coding sequence TTGGCAGGTGGCCGCGAACTGCCCCTGATCGGCCGGCCCGTCTTCCCGGGGGACTGCGTCCCGCCCGGACCCCTGCGGATCGCCCTGGTCAACATGCCCTGGGCACGCACCGACACCCCGTCGATCCAGTGCGGGCTGCTCCAGTCGGTGCTCACCTCCTTCGGGCACGAGGCGCGCAGCCTCTACCCGAACCTGGACCTGGCCGCCGTACTGGGACCGAAGTTCTACGAGGTCATCACCGAGGCTCCGTCCGAGCGGGTCCACCTTTTCGGTGAATGGCTTTTCGGCACGGCCGCATTCGGGGTGACGGGGGACGAGGAGGAATACCGGAGCCGTTTTCCGGAGATCGCCGAAGTGTGTTCGGCCACGGGTACCGACTGGGAGTTCGTGACGGAACTCCGCCGGGTCCGGCTGCCCGCGTGGATCGACGAGATCGCGTCCCGTGACCTGTGGGACGGATTCGACATGGTGGGATTCACCTCGACGTTCATGCAGAACGTCGCGGCCCTGGCTCTGGCCCGGCGGCTGAAGGAGGCCCGGCCCGGACTGGTCGTGGTGTTCGGCGGAGCCAATTACGACGGCGACATGGGCCCCGAGTACCTGCGGAACTTCCCTTTCATCGACTACGTGGTCGTCGGCGAGGGCGATGTGACGCTGCCCCGGCTCGCCGCCGCCGTGGCCCGCGGCGAGCCGGGCACCGGCCTGCCCGGCGTCGGCGGGCGCGACGGGCGGGGCCGGGTAGGGGTGCCGGCGCCGGCCACCCGGATCACGGGGATGGACGCCCTCCCGGTGCCCTCGTACGACGACTACTTCTCCGCCGTCGAATCCCTCGGGCACGGCAACGTCATCGGCACCAACACCCAGCGTCTGCTGGTGGAGTTCTCGCGGGGCTGCTGGTGGGGCGAGAAGCACCACTGCACCTTCTGCGGACTCAACGCCCTGGGCATGCAGTACCGGGCCAAGTCGCCGCGCCGGGCCCTGGCCGACCTGGAGGAGCTCATGCGGCGCCACCGCGTCGTCGCGGTCGACGCCGTCGACAACATCCTGGACATGGCCTACCTGGGGACGCTCTGCGCCGACCTGCGCGTGGCCCCGTGGGACACGGCCCTGTTCTTCGAGGTGAAGGCGAACCTCACCCGGGAACAGGTGCGGCTGCTGGCCGAGGCCGGGGTGTGGAAGATCCAGCCGGGTCTGGAGAGCCTGAGCAGCCACGTCCTGGGCCTGATGCGCAAGGGGTCCTCGCGGCTGCTGAACGTGCGGCTGCTCAAGTGGGCGCACCACTACGGCGTACGGGTCGACTGGAACCTGCTGACGGGCTTCCCCGGGGAGACCGACGAGGACTACACGGGCCAGGCCGAACTGGTGCCCCTGCTCACGCACCTGGAGCCGCCCGCCGGGGTGGGCCGCATCTGGCTGGAGCGCTTCAGCCCCTACTTCACGGACCCGTCGTTCGGGATGACCGGGGTCACCCCCAAGCAGGCCTACCGCTTCGCCTATCCGGTCCCCGGACTGGACCACGAGCGGATCGCCTACTTCTTCGACTACGAGGCGCGGGAGGTCTCCTCCCCCGAGGCCGTGGCCGTCCTGGCGAAGGCGGTCGAGGGCTGGCAGCGGTCCTGGGAGTCGGCCGACCGCGCCGTACTGGCGTACCGGCGCGGGCCGGGCTGGCTCACCCTCTTCGACACCCGGGGCGGCCGCCGGCGCAAGGCGACCCTGGAGGGGTGGCGGGCGGACGCGTACGAGGGCTGCGGCGAGGCCCCGCGCAGCGCCGCCCGGCTGCACCGTGAACTGGCCGCGGCGGCCGGGGGCGGGGGGACCGGCCCCTCCGCGCAGGAGGTGGAGGAGTTCCTGCGGTTCACCGTCCGGCACGGGATCTGCCTGGAGGAGGGCGGGAAGTACCTGTCACTGGCCCTTCCGCTGCGCACGGGCGTCGGGCGCGGGGCGCAGGGCACCGGCCGGGACGCCGGCTGA
- a CDS encoding methyltransferase, whose protein sequence is MREDTGPDTDDPAYERFHFLVNAPALFNAVVAAVELDVFGYLAGRGSAAFEEIREFTGLPAHQLRVLLHAVCTTGLLERHDGGYANSPVAADLLVPDGPDAWRHILTGWKEVYYPAFARTGEALRAGTNTALDAHPGTEPTLYGRLAHDPPLEAVFHRAMSAFTLKSVDALVAHEGFAGVRALLDVGGGDGTTSTRLAARYPRLTSTVFDIPSVSEIAGRTAAPGFGERVRVHPGDLFADPFPPGHDAVLFSHVLEIFSGEQITALLAKAHSVLPSGGRVFVYGYNVSDDETRGWYSARLSLYLNVLASGQGMAYPARDYERWMTAAGFSGVRTLTGFPYEHGLTVGTKA, encoded by the coding sequence ATGCGCGAGGACACCGGTCCGGACACCGACGATCCGGCCTACGAACGCTTCCACTTCCTGGTGAACGCACCCGCGCTGTTCAACGCGGTGGTCGCCGCCGTCGAGCTGGACGTCTTCGGGTACCTGGCGGGCCGCGGGTCCGCCGCCTTCGAGGAGATCCGGGAGTTCACCGGTCTGCCCGCCCACCAGCTGCGCGTGCTGCTGCACGCGGTGTGCACCACCGGCTTGCTCGAACGCCACGACGGCGGCTACGCCAACTCCCCGGTGGCCGCGGACCTGTTGGTTCCGGACGGCCCGGACGCCTGGCGGCACATCCTCACCGGCTGGAAAGAGGTGTACTACCCGGCCTTCGCCCGGACGGGCGAGGCCCTGCGGGCCGGCACCAACACGGCGCTCGACGCCCACCCCGGAACCGAGCCCACGCTCTACGGGAGGCTGGCCCACGATCCGCCGCTGGAGGCGGTGTTCCACCGCGCGATGAGCGCGTTCACCCTCAAGAGCGTGGACGCGCTGGTCGCGCACGAGGGCTTCGCGGGCGTCCGCGCGCTGCTGGACGTGGGCGGCGGTGACGGCACGACGAGCACCCGTCTCGCGGCCCGGTACCCGCGGCTCACCTCGACCGTCTTCGACATCCCCAGCGTCTCGGAGATCGCCGGGCGGACGGCCGCGCCCGGCTTCGGCGAGCGGGTGCGCGTGCATCCCGGCGACCTGTTCGCCGATCCCTTCCCGCCCGGACACGACGCCGTGCTCTTCAGCCACGTCCTGGAGATCTTCTCCGGCGAGCAGATCACCGCGCTGCTGGCCAAGGCACACTCCGTCCTGCCGTCCGGCGGGCGGGTGTTCGTGTACGGGTACAACGTCTCCGACGACGAGACGCGCGGCTGGTACTCGGCGCGGCTCTCGCTCTACCTCAACGTGCTCGCCAGTGGGCAGGGCATGGCCTACCCGGCCCGCGACTACGAGCGCTGGATGACCGCGGCCGGTTTCTCCGGGGTCCGGACCCTGACCGGATTCCCGTACGAGCACGGACTGACCGTCGGAACGAAGGCCTGA